The following coding sequences lie in one Treponema sp. OMZ 790 genomic window:
- a CDS encoding DUF4912 domain-containing protein: MNLSKSYLQSISTDELLQIADANGVFVPKGLCRNLVIEELLEINEDSDVLCKKISNAQNDDVFQEDEQEDKNSLGLPLSYNNTEIHVLLRDPMWAFVFWDFYKPEFLTVVDDFDFDSFFLRVLLFSENDLSESYDYFDIDIEKSDRSRYFYLSFDDSATMVELCVRKLEGDIGILARSNLISLKRENISNNLCVLDNDVSSPVCLSGISVLKKDHFKNYRQAFRGKEEA, translated from the coding sequence GTGAATTTATCTAAAAGTTATTTACAATCCATTTCTACGGATGAGCTTTTACAAATAGCCGATGCCAACGGCGTATTTGTGCCCAAAGGTTTATGCAGGAATTTGGTAATCGAAGAACTCCTCGAAATAAATGAAGATTCTGATGTGTTGTGCAAAAAAATTTCCAATGCTCAAAATGATGATGTTTTTCAGGAGGATGAACAAGAGGATAAAAATAGTCTTGGGCTGCCCCTTTCCTACAATAATACCGAAATTCATGTATTGTTAAGAGATCCCATGTGGGCATTTGTTTTTTGGGATTTTTATAAACCCGAATTTTTAACCGTTGTAGATGATTTTGACTTTGACTCTTTCTTTTTGAGGGTGCTTTTGTTTTCAGAAAATGATTTATCCGAATCATATGACTATTTTGATATCGATATTGAAAAATCCGATCGAAGCCGATACTTTTATCTTTCCTTTGATGACTCTGCCACAATGGTCGAATTATGCGTACGTAAACTTGAAGGAGATATAGGCATTTTGGCAAGATCTAATCTTATAAGTCTTAAACGGGAAAATATTTCAAATAATTTGTGTGTACTCGACAACGATGTAAGTTCTCCGGTTTGCCTTTCAGGGATTTCCGTATTAAAAAAAGATCACTTTAAAAATTATCGTCAAGCATTTAGAGGAAAAGAGGAAGCATAA